In a genomic window of Pseudomonas oryzihabitans:
- a CDS encoding TrmH family RNA methyltransferase, with protein sequence MKLDDIKKLHQKKYRAEFGHFLVEGEHLALELQKAALQNPQLQRAELYVTAAYEHWQSPFRTHLISDRQMAQIADTKTPQGIIAVVPLPSTEQAVAASAASERAFYLHEIQDPGNLGTILRTLAWFGRFRCLLSPGSVDPYNPKVVRASMGAIFHTPLELDVELDGLPQRFPRIACLDMQGEPVQAAGFKAFDCYLFGNEARGVPREQLRALNAQPFTITGSGAIESLNLAATVNMCAYELSR encoded by the coding sequence ATGAAGCTCGACGACATCAAGAAGCTCCACCAGAAGAAGTACCGCGCCGAATTCGGTCATTTCCTGGTGGAGGGCGAGCATCTGGCGCTGGAGCTGCAAAAGGCCGCGCTGCAGAATCCGCAGCTGCAGCGCGCGGAGCTTTACGTGACCGCCGCCTACGAGCACTGGCAGAGTCCGTTCCGCACGCACCTGATCAGCGACCGGCAGATGGCGCAGATCGCCGATACCAAGACGCCGCAGGGCATCATCGCCGTGGTGCCCCTACCCTCGACCGAGCAGGCCGTGGCCGCCTCCGCTGCCAGCGAGCGCGCCTTCTACCTGCACGAGATCCAGGACCCCGGCAACCTGGGTACCATCCTGCGCACCCTGGCCTGGTTCGGGCGCTTTCGCTGCCTGCTCAGTCCGGGCAGCGTCGACCCCTACAATCCCAAGGTGGTCCGCGCCAGCATGGGCGCCATCTTCCACACGCCACTGGAGCTCGACGTCGAACTCGACGGCTTGCCGCAGCGCTTCCCCCGCATCGCCTGCCTGGACATGCAGGGCGAGCCCGTCCAGGCGGCGGGCTTCAAGGCCTTCGACTGCTACCTCTTCGGCAACGAAGCGCGCGGCGTACCCCGGGAACAGCTCAGGGCGCTGAATGCCCAGCCCTTCACCATCACCGGCTCAGGGGCCATCGAATCCTTGAATCTGGCCGCCACGGTGAACATGTGCGCCTATGAGCTGAGTCGGTAG
- a CDS encoding DUF2790 domain-containing protein has product MKALILGLLGLLITGSALADTTSSAPIHDEPGFFVHLDIDKVISQTDLTNRCGIVPARLDYLDHSGREHVMDYLVYGYGCHNDN; this is encoded by the coding sequence ATGAAAGCGCTCATTCTCGGCCTCCTTGGACTGCTCATTACCGGCTCCGCCCTGGCCGATACCACCAGCTCCGCCCCGATCCACGACGAGCCCGGCTTCTTCGTCCACCTCGACATCGACAAGGTCATCAGCCAAACCGATCTGACCAACCGCTGCGGTATCGTCCCGGCTCGCCTCGACTACCTGGATCACAGCGGCCGGGAGCACGTGATGGACTATCTCGTGTATGGCTATGGTTGCCACAACGACAACTGA
- a CDS encoding GNAT family N-acetyltransferase, with product MNLAFIPTALCDAQPLADIRVAAMRESLERVGRFDPQRARERFLAAFEPELCRFIEADGVRVGFFVVRPFPDHLYLDHLYVLPEHQAKCIGSAVLQEVMADADARRLPLRLGALRGSDANHFYRRHGFVQVAESEWDIHYVRQPKLE from the coding sequence ATGAACCTTGCTTTCATACCGACCGCGTTATGCGATGCGCAGCCCCTGGCGGACATTCGCGTTGCCGCCATGCGCGAGAGTCTGGAGCGGGTTGGAAGATTCGATCCGCAACGAGCCAGGGAGCGCTTCCTGGCCGCCTTCGAACCCGAGCTCTGCCGGTTCATCGAGGCCGATGGCGTTCGAGTGGGCTTTTTCGTCGTCCGTCCTTTTCCCGACCACCTGTATCTCGATCACCTGTACGTCCTGCCTGAGCATCAGGCGAAGTGCATTGGCAGCGCGGTGCTTCAAGAGGTCATGGCCGACGCCGATGCTCGCCGCCTGCCGCTTCGGCTGGGCGCATTGCGGGGTAGCGACGCCAACCATTTCTATCGGCGCCACGGTTTTGTGCAGGTGGCTGAGTCCGAGTGGGATATCCATTATGTCCGCCAACCCAAGCTCGAGTGA
- a CDS encoding PAS domain S-box protein, which produces MSTLIPPPVPAYSLDDDVDLIGEIAAVPKILEVVCRMTGMGFAAVARVTDDRWIACSTLDHIGFGLEPGGELTVESTICDEIRDHLRPVVIDDVAQDALYRDHHTPRQYGLRSYISVPIVLDDGSFFGTLCAIDPQPARPSSPEILPALELFAGMIALEIGAQRRFRAARNVLHSEAFSRSLLKASLDCVKIFSAEGYVEFINLQGLELFQLQSEDQMVGIEYASLWPAEERWKIRQAIERAGQGQTTRIEGFCPTAQGEPRWWEVSCSPFEVAGTDQLKIVCISRDISARVLAQREQQARAEAIATLNDDLERQVSARTAERDQIWKCSNDPLCVASLEGFFLSLNPAWVMTLGWTIDELKAQPFMAFVHSDDLVATRQALADLQQGEPVISFENRYRHRDGSYRWLSWNAVRNADLIYATVRDVSQQRQQAQDLAMAEDALRQSQKMEAIGQLTGGVAHDFNNLLTVIKSSCDLLKRPNLNEERRDLYIGAISTTVDRAAKLTGQLLAFARRQALTPEVFSANANVRALHDMLGTLLGSRISINLDLCEQPCLVYADPGQFDTALVNMVVNARDAMEGSGTLTISVKTVTDMPTSAAPHAVATPSVVVSIADDGSGIAPEHLAQIFEPFFTTKRVGKGTGLGLSQVFGFIKQSGGEIRVTSEVGQGTTFHLYLPQASGESAPLLVSEAQAVADGHGARVLVVEDNVQVGNFAVDSLRDLGYHPVLAANADQALTLLAEQPGHYDVVFSDVVMPGMSGLELAIEIRRLYRSLPILLTSGYSHVLATNGTQGFELIHKPYSVDELSRRLQEILGEASKHLTS; this is translated from the coding sequence ATGAGCACCCTGATCCCACCTCCCGTCCCTGCGTACAGCCTCGACGACGATGTCGACCTGATCGGGGAAATCGCCGCGGTTCCCAAGATCCTGGAAGTGGTGTGCCGGATGACGGGCATGGGCTTCGCCGCCGTGGCCCGGGTGACCGATGACCGCTGGATCGCCTGCAGCACGCTCGACCATATCGGCTTCGGCCTCGAGCCCGGTGGCGAGCTGACGGTCGAATCGACGATTTGCGACGAGATCCGCGACCATCTCCGGCCCGTCGTGATCGACGACGTGGCGCAGGACGCCCTCTACCGCGACCATCACACACCCAGGCAGTACGGTCTACGCAGCTATATTTCCGTACCCATCGTGCTGGACGATGGCAGCTTCTTCGGCACCCTGTGTGCCATCGACCCCCAGCCGGCCCGACCGAGCAGCCCCGAGATTCTGCCGGCCCTCGAGTTGTTCGCCGGCATGATCGCCCTGGAGATCGGTGCGCAGCGGCGCTTCCGCGCAGCCCGCAATGTCCTGCACAGCGAAGCCTTTTCCCGCAGCTTGCTCAAGGCCAGCCTGGATTGCGTGAAGATTTTCTCGGCCGAGGGTTACGTCGAATTCATCAACCTCCAGGGTCTGGAACTCTTCCAGCTGCAGTCCGAGGATCAAATGGTGGGGATCGAGTACGCCTCGCTATGGCCGGCTGAGGAACGCTGGAAGATCAGGCAGGCCATCGAGCGGGCCGGCCAGGGCCAGACCACTCGCATCGAGGGCTTCTGCCCCACCGCCCAGGGCGAGCCACGCTGGTGGGAAGTCTCCTGCTCGCCTTTCGAGGTTGCCGGTACCGACCAACTGAAGATCGTCTGCATCTCACGCGATATCAGCGCTCGCGTCCTTGCCCAGCGGGAGCAGCAGGCCAGGGCCGAGGCGATCGCGACGCTCAACGACGACCTGGAACGCCAGGTCTCGGCGCGCACCGCCGAGCGGGATCAGATCTGGAAATGCTCGAACGACCCGCTGTGCGTGGCGAGCCTCGAGGGCTTCTTCCTCAGCCTGAACCCGGCGTGGGTGATGACGCTGGGTTGGACGATCGATGAGCTCAAGGCTCAGCCGTTCATGGCCTTCGTCCACAGCGATGACCTAGTCGCCACCCGCCAGGCGCTGGCCGATCTCCAGCAGGGGGAGCCGGTGATCAGTTTCGAGAACCGCTACCGTCACCGCGATGGTTCCTACCGGTGGTTGTCCTGGAATGCCGTGCGTAACGCCGATCTGATCTACGCCACGGTCCGCGATGTGTCCCAGCAACGGCAGCAGGCACAGGACCTGGCGATGGCCGAGGATGCCTTGCGCCAGTCGCAGAAGATGGAGGCGATCGGTCAGCTTACCGGCGGCGTGGCCCACGATTTCAATAACTTGCTGACGGTCATCAAGTCATCCTGCGACCTGCTCAAGCGCCCAAATCTTAACGAGGAACGCCGCGACCTCTATATCGGCGCCATTTCTACCACGGTCGATCGGGCGGCGAAGCTGACGGGCCAGTTGCTGGCCTTCGCCCGGCGCCAGGCGCTCACACCCGAGGTGTTTTCGGCGAACGCCAACGTCCGTGCCTTGCACGACATGCTGGGGACGCTGCTGGGATCACGCATCAGTATCAACCTGGACCTCTGCGAGCAGCCCTGCCTGGTCTACGCCGATCCGGGCCAATTCGACACCGCGCTGGTCAACATGGTGGTCAATGCCCGGGACGCCATGGAGGGGAGTGGAACCCTGACCATCAGCGTCAAGACCGTGACCGACATGCCCACCAGCGCTGCCCCGCACGCGGTCGCCACCCCGTCGGTAGTGGTTTCCATCGCGGATGATGGTAGCGGTATCGCCCCGGAGCACCTCGCGCAGATCTTCGAACCCTTCTTCACCACCAAGCGAGTGGGCAAAGGCACGGGGCTCGGGCTGAGCCAGGTGTTCGGCTTCATCAAGCAGTCGGGTGGAGAGATCCGTGTCACGAGCGAGGTCGGCCAGGGTACGACCTTCCACCTCTATCTACCGCAGGCGAGTGGCGAGTCCGCACCCCTGCTCGTGAGCGAAGCCCAGGCGGTAGCCGATGGCCATGGCGCCCGCGTGCTGGTGGTCGAAGACAACGTCCAAGTCGGCAACTTCGCCGTCGATTCGCTGCGGGATCTGGGCTATCACCCGGTGCTGGCCGCGAACGCCGACCAGGCCCTGACCCTGCTCGCCGAGCAACCAGGCCACTACGACGTGGTCTTTTCGGATGTCGTCATGCCGGGCATGAGTGGCCTCGAACTCGCCATCGAAATCCGTCGGCTGTATCGCAGCCTCCCCATCCTGCTGACCTCCGGCTACAGCCACGTCCTCGCGACCAATGGCACCCAGGGCTTCGAGCTGATCCACAAACCCTATTCCGTCGACGAGTTGTCACGCCGACTGCAGGAGATTCTGGGGGAAGCCTCCAAGCACCTGACAAGCTAG
- the cydP gene encoding cytochrome oxidase putative small subunit CydP: MNGRLVKELLVILLLKLALLMVIKSLWFSAPTVPLDAVQAVSAHLLD; the protein is encoded by the coding sequence ATGAACGGACGCCTGGTCAAGGAATTGCTGGTCATCCTGCTGCTCAAGCTGGCGTTGCTCATGGTGATCAAGAGCCTCTGGTTCAGCGCCCCCACGGTCCCGCTCGACGCCGTCCAGGCGGTCAGCGCCCACCTGCTGGACTAG
- a CDS encoding cytochrome ubiquinol oxidase subunit I translates to MISESVVDLSRLQFGMTALYHFIFVPLTLGLVVILGIMESVYVMTGKQVYKDMTQFWGKLFGINFALGVTTGLTMEFQFGTNWAYYSHYVGDIFGAPLAIEGLMAFFLESTLIGLFFFGWDRLSKGQHLLVTWLVALGSNLSALWILVANGWMQNPVGAEFNYLTMRMELTDFGALLLNPVAQVKFVHTVASGYVTGAIFVLAISSYYLLKGRDIGFARRSFAVAAAFGMAAVLSVIVLGDESGYRVGEVQKVKLAAIEAEWNTEEAPASFTLFGIPNQQEMRTDYAVKIPYLMGLIATRSTTEPVTGIKDLVKQYEVRIRNGALAYALLEQLRAGNDTAATRAAFDARKHDLGYGLLLKKYVNDPTTATPEQVRQAALDTIPGVASLFWTFRIMVASGVLMLALFVCAFWASTRRNELQKPWLLKWALISLPLPWIATQTGWWVAEHGRQPWTISEVLPTHLSASTLAAGDLLGSIGALVAFYTLLLIVELYLMIRFARRGPSSLHTGRYFHERAAQVGDALRQAAVAKPATPANV, encoded by the coding sequence ATGATCTCGGAATCCGTCGTGGACCTGTCACGCCTGCAATTCGGCATGACCGCGCTGTATCACTTCATCTTCGTGCCCCTGACCCTGGGGCTGGTGGTGATCCTGGGGATCATGGAGTCGGTCTATGTGATGACCGGCAAACAGGTATACAAGGACATGACCCAGTTCTGGGGCAAGCTGTTCGGCATCAACTTCGCCCTGGGCGTCACCACCGGCCTGACCATGGAGTTCCAGTTCGGCACCAACTGGGCCTATTACTCCCACTACGTCGGCGACATCTTCGGCGCGCCCCTGGCCATCGAGGGCCTGATGGCCTTCTTCCTGGAATCGACGCTGATCGGCCTATTCTTCTTCGGCTGGGATCGGCTCTCCAAGGGCCAGCACCTCTTGGTGACCTGGCTGGTGGCCCTGGGCTCGAATCTCTCGGCCCTGTGGATCTTGGTGGCCAATGGCTGGATGCAGAATCCGGTCGGCGCCGAATTCAACTACCTGACCATGCGCATGGAGCTCACGGACTTCGGGGCCCTGCTGCTCAATCCCGTCGCCCAGGTGAAGTTCGTCCATACCGTGGCCTCGGGCTATGTCACCGGCGCCATCTTCGTGCTGGCCATCTCCAGCTACTACCTGCTCAAGGGTCGCGACATCGGCTTCGCCCGGCGCTCCTTCGCCGTGGCCGCCGCCTTCGGCATGGCCGCGGTGCTATCGGTGATCGTACTGGGCGACGAATCCGGCTATCGCGTGGGCGAGGTACAGAAGGTCAAGCTGGCCGCCATCGAAGCCGAATGGAACACCGAAGAAGCCCCCGCCTCCTTCACCCTGTTCGGCATTCCCAACCAGCAGGAGATGCGCACCGACTATGCGGTGAAGATCCCCTACCTGATGGGCCTGATCGCCACCCGCTCCACCACCGAGCCGGTCACCGGCATCAAGGATCTGGTCAAGCAATACGAGGTGCGTATCCGCAACGGCGCCCTGGCCTATGCGCTGCTGGAGCAGCTACGCGCCGGTAACGATACGGCCGCCACTCGCGCCGCCTTCGACGCCCGCAAGCACGACCTCGGCTATGGCCTGCTGCTGAAGAAGTACGTGAACGATCCCACCACGGCCACGCCCGAACAGGTGCGCCAGGCCGCCCTGGACACCATTCCCGGCGTCGCCAGCCTGTTCTGGACCTTCCGCATCATGGTCGCCAGTGGCGTGCTGATGCTGGCGCTGTTCGTCTGCGCCTTCTGGGCCTCGACCCGCCGCAACGAACTCCAGAAGCCCTGGCTGCTGAAGTGGGCGCTAATCAGCCTGCCCTTGCCCTGGATCGCCACCCAGACCGGTTGGTGGGTCGCCGAGCACGGTCGCCAGCCCTGGACCATCAGCGAGGTGCTGCCCACGCATCTGTCGGCCTCGACCCTGGCTGCGGGCGACCTGCTGGGTTCCATCGGCGCCCTGGTGGCCTTCTACACCCTGCTGTTGATCGTCGAGCTCTACCTGATGATCCGCTTCGCCCGCCGCGGCCCGAGCAGCCTGCATACCGGCCGCTACTTCCACGAACGCGCCGCCCAGGTGGGCGACGCCCTGCGTCAGGCCGCCGTAGCCAAACCCGCTACTCCGGCCAACGTCTGA
- the cydB gene encoding cytochrome d ubiquinol oxidase subunit II, whose protein sequence is MFDYEVLKLSWWVLIGVLLIGFALTDGFDMGAMILMPLIGKTDKERRAAINSIAPHWDGNQVWFITAGGALFAAWPLVYATAFSGLYWALLLVLFALFLRPVGFDYRSKLDNPRWRNAWDWGLFAGSLVPALVFGVAFGNLFQGVPFQLDDTLRTTYSGSFFALLNPFALLCGLVSLAMLCAHGGAWLMLRTHQALGERARRATGLCALLHLATFGLAGVWLAYGFEGYLLVSQGDPGSALNPLHKVVTAGNPGWLANYHAQPLTLLAPVLAVLGSVLALLGSSWRQAGLAFAGTALAIVGTIATAGCALFPFVLPSSLDLASSLTIWDAVSSQRTLGIMFVAAAIFVPIILAYTLWSYRRMWGKVDDRFIDANPHGLY, encoded by the coding sequence ATGTTCGACTACGAAGTGCTCAAGCTCAGCTGGTGGGTACTGATCGGCGTATTGCTGATCGGCTTCGCCCTCACCGATGGCTTCGACATGGGCGCCATGATCCTGATGCCGCTGATCGGCAAGACCGACAAGGAACGCCGCGCCGCCATCAACAGCATCGCTCCGCACTGGGATGGCAACCAGGTGTGGTTCATCACCGCGGGCGGCGCCCTCTTCGCCGCCTGGCCGCTGGTCTATGCCACCGCCTTCTCCGGGCTCTACTGGGCGCTGCTGCTGGTGCTCTTCGCTCTGTTCCTGCGCCCGGTGGGCTTCGACTACCGCAGCAAGCTGGACAACCCCCGCTGGCGCAACGCCTGGGATTGGGGGCTGTTCGCCGGTAGCCTGGTCCCGGCGCTGGTGTTCGGCGTAGCCTTCGGCAACCTCTTCCAGGGCGTGCCCTTCCAACTCGACGACACCCTGAGAACCACCTACAGCGGCAGCTTCTTCGCCCTGCTCAATCCCTTCGCCCTGCTCTGCGGGCTGGTCAGCCTGGCCATGCTCTGCGCCCATGGCGGCGCCTGGCTGATGCTGCGTACCCACCAGGCCCTGGGCGAGCGTGCCCGGCGCGCCACCGGCCTCTGCGCCCTGCTCCACCTGGCCACCTTCGGCCTGGCCGGGGTCTGGCTGGCGTACGGCTTCGAGGGCTACCTGCTGGTCAGCCAGGGCGATCCGGGCAGCGCCCTGAATCCGCTGCACAAGGTGGTGACCGCCGGCAATCCGGGTTGGCTGGCCAACTATCATGCCCAGCCGCTAACGCTGCTCGCCCCAGTGCTGGCGGTACTCGGCAGTGTGCTGGCCCTGCTCGGCAGCAGTTGGCGCCAGGCAGGCCTGGCCTTCGCCGGCACCGCCCTGGCCATCGTCGGCACTATCGCCACCGCCGGCTGCGCGCTGTTTCCCTTCGTGCTGCCGTCGAGCCTGGACCTGGCGTCGAGTCTCACCATCTGGGACGCCGTTTCCAGCCAGCGCACCCTGGGCATCATGTTCGTCGCCGCGGCGATCTTCGTGCCCATCATCCTGGCCTACACCCTGTGGAGCTACCGGCGGATGTGGGGCAAGGTCGACGACCGCTTCATCGACGCCAACCCCCACGGCCTCTACTGA
- the cydX gene encoding cytochrome bd-I oxidase subunit CydX, translating into MWYFTWILGVLLAASFGIINALWLESTRELDVHDDAEC; encoded by the coding sequence ATGTGGTACTTCACCTGGATTCTCGGTGTCCTGCTCGCCGCGAGCTTTGGCATCATCAACGCCCTCTGGCTGGAAAGCACCCGGGAGCTGGACGTCCATGACGATGCCGAATGCTGA
- a CDS encoding cyd operon YbgE family protein: protein MPNAEALPRVHPLGRTLSLLLAAPLALLLLIHPGLMLDTSGHYSHPLLMAVMLGVSAGLVHGVGFVPRLWLWRLLFGPVVGWPLLVLGYALLLKAQLG, encoded by the coding sequence ATGCCGAATGCTGAAGCTCTGCCCCGCGTCCACCCGCTCGGGCGGACGCTGTCCCTGCTGCTAGCGGCGCCCCTAGCACTGCTGCTGCTGATCCACCCTGGGTTGATGCTCGACACCAGCGGCCACTACAGCCATCCGCTGCTGATGGCGGTGATGCTCGGTGTCTCCGCCGGGCTGGTCCACGGCGTCGGCTTCGTACCACGGCTGTGGCTGTGGCGGCTGCTGTTCGGACCGGTGGTGGGCTGGCCGTTGCTGGTGCTGGGCTATGCGCTGCTGCTCAAGGCCCAACTGGGCTGA
- a CDS encoding methyl-accepting chemotaxis protein, producing MLRNAPLSTKLLLILLLPLAGFLVISSLYTAERYRTLKDMQHTVTASAAAQRISAVVTRLQRERGASGVFLGSGGKAMQDKLKSFRQDSDQAQSDLRAVASSDDAALQSVLRTLDGLPELRTKVDGLGLNSTQSGTAYTDLIKALIGYTHALEAGVEDSAILRALGALNLFVEIKERAGRERVLLGLAFNQNRFDAALLSRFARNLGEFSAYADAFQRKATPAFIQQLDAAFKQPSAREVSRLQQLAFEIPLGDPLGVKPEDWFNLATQRIDLMSAVENDLGASVSVLAEQARARASRDLWTTLGLVLVVLVAVSALAWAIIRNIKQAVDQVNGTLTRLATRDLTARCAYQGRDEFGTITGNLNLMSQELGQVIQEIGAATMQVATAAEEASAVAVQTSQNVAQQRLGTDQVATAIAEMSATVKDVARSTTEAAEGSRQVEGNTSQGRRELQATISLVQGLSVQAERTSAIIAELKQESDSISSVLDVIRGIAEQTNLLALNAAIEAARAGEAGRGFAVVADEVRALAQKTQQSTGNIQQMISHLQTGSDRATQAMQETLSQVQTGASNVVRAGELLGEIAEGVTLINDRTIQVASAAEQQSQVAEEISRNVNDINDLVIQVSAGAEQTAVTSRELARLAEQQQSLVGRFQVA from the coding sequence ATGCTCAGGAATGCCCCGCTCAGTACCAAGCTCCTGTTGATCCTGCTCTTGCCGTTGGCCGGTTTTCTGGTGATTTCCAGTCTCTATACCGCCGAGCGCTATCGGACGCTCAAGGACATGCAACACACCGTGACCGCCAGCGCCGCCGCCCAGCGCATCAGCGCCGTGGTCACCCGTCTGCAGCGCGAACGCGGCGCCAGTGGGGTGTTCCTCGGCAGCGGCGGCAAGGCGATGCAGGACAAGCTCAAGAGCTTCCGCCAGGACAGCGACCAGGCCCAGAGCGACCTGCGGGCCGTGGCCAGCAGCGACGATGCCGCCCTCCAAAGCGTATTGCGCACCCTGGACGGCTTGCCTGAGCTGCGGACCAAGGTCGACGGCCTGGGGCTCAACAGCACCCAGTCCGGTACCGCCTATACCGACCTCATCAAGGCGCTGATCGGCTACACCCACGCCCTCGAAGCCGGGGTCGAGGACTCGGCCATCCTGCGTGCGCTGGGTGCCCTGAACCTGTTCGTCGAGATAAAGGAAAGAGCGGGCCGCGAGCGGGTACTCCTGGGCCTGGCGTTCAACCAGAATCGCTTCGACGCCGCCCTGCTGTCGCGCTTCGCGCGCAATCTGGGCGAATTTTCCGCCTATGCCGATGCCTTCCAGCGCAAGGCCACGCCGGCATTCATCCAACAACTCGACGCCGCCTTCAAACAACCCAGCGCCCGGGAGGTCAGCCGCCTGCAGCAACTGGCGTTCGAGATCCCCCTGGGCGATCCCCTGGGCGTCAAGCCCGAGGATTGGTTCAACCTCGCCACCCAGCGCATCGACCTGATGAGTGCCGTGGAAAATGACCTAGGAGCCAGTGTCAGCGTCCTCGCCGAACAAGCCCGTGCCCGCGCCAGCCGTGACCTCTGGACCACCCTCGGCCTAGTGCTGGTAGTGCTGGTAGCCGTGTCGGCGCTGGCCTGGGCGATCATTCGCAACATCAAGCAGGCGGTCGACCAGGTCAACGGCACCCTGACCCGCCTGGCCACCCGTGACCTCACCGCGCGCTGCGCCTACCAAGGCCGCGATGAGTTCGGCACCATCACCGGCAATCTCAATCTCATGAGCCAGGAGCTCGGCCAGGTGATCCAGGAAATCGGCGCGGCCACCATGCAGGTCGCCACCGCCGCCGAAGAAGCCTCTGCGGTCGCCGTCCAGACCAGCCAGAACGTCGCCCAGCAGCGCCTGGGCACCGACCAGGTGGCCACCGCCATCGCCGAGATGAGCGCGACCGTGAAGGATGTCGCCCGCAGCACCACCGAGGCCGCCGAAGGCTCGCGGCAGGTCGAGGGCAATACCAGCCAGGGTCGCCGCGAATTGCAGGCCACCATCAGCCTGGTGCAAGGCCTGTCGGTACAGGCCGAGCGCACCTCGGCGATCATCGCCGAGCTCAAGCAGGAGAGCGATTCCATCTCCTCGGTGCTGGACGTGATCCGCGGTATCGCCGAACAGACCAATCTACTGGCACTCAACGCTGCCATCGAGGCCGCCCGCGCCGGCGAGGCGGGCCGCGGCTTCGCCGTGGTAGCCGACGAGGTGCGCGCCCTGGCGCAAAAGACCCAGCAGTCCACCGGCAACATCCAACAGATGATCAGCCATTTGCAGACCGGCTCCGACCGCGCCACCCAAGCCATGCAGGAAACCCTGAGCCAGGTACAGACCGGCGCCAGCAACGTGGTGCGGGCCGGCGAGTTGCTCGGCGAGATCGCCGAGGGCGTGACCCTGATCAACGACCGTACCATCCAGGTGGCCTCCGCTGCCGAGCAGCAGAGCCAGGTCGCTGAAGAGATCAGCCGCAACGTCAACGACATCAACGACCTGGTGATCCAGGTCAGCGCCGGTGCCGAGCAGACCGCCGTCACCAGCCGCGAGCTGGCCCGCCTGGCCGAGCAGCAGCAGTCGCTGGTGGGGCGCTTCCAGGTAGCCTGA
- a CDS encoding NYN domain-containing protein, whose amino-acid sequence MAWFVDGAYALSAWNGSVSNAKFDYLKLRQFIEQDAGERIGDAYYFNCDSDPPTIAQTNFNKFLSSAPPKGAGLRVKLYWLQSKSHEWPASAGGGPILHPVTGEQYTTKSQKGVDVGLAFNLMRSHTKRGWKKLYLVAGDGDFHEVVQHLVENEGVEVTVIGAHFSISGEIAPYVRVVEFKDIEAAIAR is encoded by the coding sequence GTGGCCTGGTTCGTCGACGGCGCTTACGCTTTGAGCGCCTGGAACGGTTCCGTATCCAACGCTAAATTCGATTATCTCAAGCTCCGCCAATTTATCGAACAGGATGCGGGAGAACGCATCGGCGACGCCTACTACTTCAACTGCGATAGCGATCCGCCCACTATCGCCCAGACCAACTTCAATAAATTCCTCAGCTCGGCCCCACCCAAGGGCGCCGGGTTGAGGGTCAAGCTCTATTGGCTGCAAAGCAAAAGCCACGAGTGGCCCGCGTCGGCAGGTGGCGGGCCGATTCTGCATCCCGTGACGGGCGAGCAGTACACGACGAAAAGTCAGAAAGGCGTCGATGTTGGCTTGGCGTTCAATCTCATGCGCTCCCACACGAAGCGCGGTTGGAAGAAGCTTTACCTGGTGGCAGGCGACGGCGACTTCCATGAGGTCGTCCAGCACCTGGTGGAAAACGAGGGCGTCGAAGTCACGGTGATCGGCGCCCATTTTTCGATCAGTGGCGAGATCGCCCCCTACGTTCGGGTGGTGGAGTTCAAGGATATCGAGGCGGCTATCGCACGCTAG